Proteins found in one Quercus robur chromosome 2, dhQueRobu3.1, whole genome shotgun sequence genomic segment:
- the LOC126714107 gene encoding protein BOBBER 1-like produces the protein MAILSDYEEDQQNQQPSSSKKEIILAEKEAEAKKPEEEEEEEEKQQKEKKLVPNKENGLDMENYSWGQSLQEVTVNVPVPQGTKSSLLLCDIKTNSLKVGLKGQPPIIDGELFKPVKVDDCIWSLEDKKMITILICKRDQSEWWKSLLKGDPEIDTQKAEPEPSKLSDLDSETRSAVEKMMFDQRQKQKGLPTSDEIQKEELMKQFMAQNPNMKFPPGAKFM, from the coding sequence ATGGCCATCCTCTCTGATTATGAAGAAGATCAGCAGAATCAACAACCTTCTTCTTCTAAGAAAGAGATCATTCTTGCTGAGAAAGAAGCCGAGGCCAAAAAGccagaggaggaggaggaggaggaggagaagcaACAGAAAGAGAAGAAACTTGTTCCCAACAAAGAAAACGGCCTAGATATGGAGAATTATTCATGGGGTCAGTCCCTTCAAGAAGTCACTGTAAACGTGCCAGTCCCACAAGGCACTAAATCCAGCCTTCTTTTGTGCGACATAAAGACGAACTCTTTGAAGGTTGGGCTCAAGGGTCAGCCTCCAATCATCGATGGAGAGCTATTCAAGCCTGTGAAAGTTGACGATTGTATTTGGAGTTTGGAGGATAAGAAGATGATCACTATTCTTATTTGCAAGAGAGATCAGAGCGAGTGGTGGAAATCTTTGTTGAAGGGTGATCCAGAGATTGACACACAGAAAGCTGAACCAGAGCCAAGCAAGTTGTCTGACTTGGACTCCGAGACTCGTTCTGCTGTGGAGAAGATGATGTTTGATCAGAGGCAGAAACAGAAGGGACTACCAACAAGCGATGAGATTCAAAAAGAAGAGTTGATGAAACAATTCATGGCTCAGAATCCCAACATGAAATTCCCTCCGGGAGCTAAGTTCATGTGA
- the LOC126714108 gene encoding protein BOBBER 1-like: protein MAILSDYEEDQQHQQSSSSSLSSKKDIILAEKEADATAKKPEEEEEKEKQQKENKLVPNKDNGLDMENYSWGQSLQEVTVNVPVPQGTKSSLLLCDIKTNSLKVGLKGQPPIIDGELFKPVKVDDCIWSLEDKKMINILICKRDQSEWWKSLLKGDPEIDTQKAEPEPSKLSDLDSETRSAVEKMMFDQRQKQMGLPTSDEIQKEQLMKQFMAQNPNMKFPPGAKFM, encoded by the coding sequence ATGGCCATCCTCTCTGATTATGAAGAGGATCAGCAGCATcaacaatcttcttcttcttccttgtcttctAAGAAAGACATCATTCTTGCTGAGAAAGAAGCCGATGCCACAGCCAAAAAGCCagaggaagaggaggagaaggagaagCAGCAGAAAGAGAACAAACTTGTTCCCAACAAAGACAATGGCCTTGATATGGAGAATTATTCATGGGGTCAATCCCTTCAAGAAGTCACTGTTAACGTCCCAGTCCCACAAGGCACTAAATCCAGCCTTCTTTTGTGTGACATAAAGACGAACTCTTTGAAGGTTGGTCTCAAGGGTCAGCCTCCAATCATCGATGGAGAGCTATTCAAGCCTGTGAAAGTTGACGATTGTATTTGGAGTTTGGAGGATAAGAAGATGATCAATATTCTTATTTGCAAGAGAGATCAGAGCGAGTGGTGGAAATCTTTGTTGAAGGGTGATCCAGAGATTGACACACAGAAAGCTGAACCAGAGCCAAGCAAGTTGTCTGACTTGGACTCTGAGACCCGTTCTGCTGTGGAGAAGATGATGTTTGATCAGAGGCAGAAGCAGATGGGACTTCCAACAAGCGATGAGATCCAAAAAGAACAGTTGATGAAACAATTCATGGCTCAGAATCCCAACATGAAATTTCCCCCGGGAGCTAAGTTCATGTGA